A single genomic interval of Anopheles darlingi chromosome X, idAnoDarlMG_H_01, whole genome shotgun sequence harbors:
- the LOC125959033 gene encoding uncharacterized protein LOC125959033 encodes MPKVLDSDSDLPSAIANLTKTANVSVSNTAITAITGNSNSNSSTSSSSSSSSSSSSSSSSSSSSSSSSSNSSTRRRQFAGASAGAVTGASGAGAGGAEAAGGDSSGGVGSLAQSTGIVVGRHHIIAEGGGGSNSSCSSSAASAASSTSSFFASSCDGGGKEVSHDVAGGGHSDGAGRRPPNPNPNPEHPITTTTTTSASAGSGSGVGGYACMPADRRQAVGELAPPLPPPPPPPPPPQPSSLPSLPASMAASGPANSAAGGTEGGRTRKYRHQQFSKNIYIGTKNAEKWDTLRNALLFKNDVEFVSFLLKLAEGSCWKKDTLPVNGFHPADPTIAKPRTASTSSNSNNNNNNNSSSSSSSTGRRTKQPQPSLAPRSPTVSLDVNVKPSTNPAGKPKGGRKATKRVQFNRNVNIINNIAQDGVAGGGGGGGGGGGVSRTRRKEVAHGPSLTGRERTERLVDGRRQQQRSRSAVAASAAEEMEEQEEQEETEYGEEEEDEEAGEADEGVESRVEGATDGLPQHQHKTKPLRKLPPHHHQQQQQQHPQQQQQQQQQQSNEVQQDSISSTMGSVSEDSLNTETEVLDYRIAEKIKTELEEKQKLERRTLAGNCEGEQLPTTTNLYEQGDFEQGQGPASALQPPPGPVDEKPPDLFGKLAHAIPALTAAGKPIYSTADNSTAAAAAITAAAGAGTDRTGTGTGTTGANSRGGKGRGKRGHGGTHGGTVDLHIEYEEQEYRIVPVAPQLRHAGPPVPRKPKKAGYQTKQKVCQGCGIKHGADQCPLNAPLHAIGNKIELSQWLEQNEELIKKHKLFLKPPQHHHHHQQHGDDTDDETDENFDEDEEDDDDGDDDGEEEDEDEGVGGGGGRGGAGADRLDLVPSFSELSVPPEFELRSCCPTHPNANLGSTLVDHINTSTSSSTITSTTTAQLSDPVAQQQQQQQQLQHQELLGDTKPASLILAQPSTLPAGTVCATEAATAAAATTVGQGHGLSIYTTVPIDRYTKIGPLTGQIVQETEIQDDCTMRHIFETFDGTKSTYISTENKNLSNWLRYIRPARTRDQKNCVLQVQGGQIYFVTCSDLPVGTELLYWSDDSNSAWGKKKMEKTSCGGCNLKFEHPFYYRTHCSVFHDPGFSLTIRKYHCKVCGVAVLGKENIMKHAEKLHDGKGAYQCQFCQKFFLRLNYLEMHRTYGCSANPQRTRPLCDFCGRKFCQPQKLKVHIKRMHSDMADVLRDFQCKLCSKLLGSRAALQRHSKEVHSRNSAVVSCPRCQKLFQNRSNLKIHMLTHSGVRPFKCAESECTAAFTTKQCLQFHYKKVHGYTQEQMPKIERSVAYTFDAYSGGLNDGLVEGLQRRQRRKSSASEEGVYGGEGKGERKKRLRQLQHFDEDTHHQHQQQSAVVSLHQQEQQLQQQQQQLQQQQQQQQQQQQLLLQQQDSNQSGLSHNQPHLMAQQLSQQSMSDVNYPTSPSPHRLSTLHQSALHSQQLTKEEQQQHMVKHQHSAQQLVADHLHHQQQQDGGGSNQQPPSPLNGHLLQDGEQEEDQHDQPSRLPSPFSSNLLKTKNILESFNDLCRNESNLSLLSTKISSILNNNLKDIAKVAAINHHQGSAVDELRKSIIDHEDGDVVVGADHADRGGSDRLEDMQAHLAHTLAEEQKPAVADGGLHRVNISNQLESSAAAAAAAAAAAAAAAAAAALQYKLGGEETMKGAASDVEDSFVDMTALASNLKYKEYINGGNNAGLVISKGSKKWISDTDQLPSGQPGHQHQQHQQQQQQQQQQQQPGEGVGMLGNVTSRDFLTKLIMSSGNVNTPPANVADDEEEDDDNSTILDVVDSNNHHHQQHQQQQHQQQQQHQQQHQQQHQHQQQHQQHQQQQQQQQQQHQQQQQQQHQQQQQHHHHPHAQIQQYTSNFTGLNLPDLPPFQGHAFQGHFNHQTLLGSFYNSSNSAVGRNTINTIPTSASMLVEAALNSVSNIITEAEMSTGNGNSSTNTNTNTNNNNNGNNTNTDNNNLTASSFNATSMDDAVDEMKLLKSHHFSMQISSVSQYSTQSPNDSGILSIRGETSTSTARPKSREKLTIYEDSEMLSYEGQHLQSQVGGGGGSSSHKLTSSVDSVRSALSPEDTGEYSYATAAAAAAAAAAAANAATNRQHITTDSPVRSVSRQIYAEHDLISPASTPSLPRYDFGPTETSYNSGTRHRADAKSISSLALENFESNLKGAAHHLQHHHLSSDEDNSIVIAENLSVSAVQTQDKLKHSSTGGGGGGGGCTAGSTVGGGAAMATNTDMRIKYSDGGVDLPDFRSNSLSDTSDFQGLDMSSRTSVPSAYHHANFSLATQPASNLNFNRYHHHIYDILSERDQQQQQPQSQHQQQQQQQQQQQQQQQQQQLHQHQQQVQQQQHHHQQQSQQQSQQQSQQQSSQQQQQQQQQHQQQDSFQLQQSQLQHLVQEHVQSQEADSDQAVSVDLSRSSNYLVQSPPSPAISYAAHPHSDMIRMVSLDLSSNTGSHHAVNNGGHHTVRHASFISTQIQPGTADHHRLLASEQLAATNHRLLVGDPTTHLIFEQNNRLLSDAGGQGAAPPPPPPRHVVSPTRGFGAYHHHRHHHHHHQVGTSNYHHHSMKQNLASPPINQHSSAAAAAAAAAYHPFPTYY; translated from the exons atgccaaaagtTCTGGACAGTGACAGCGACCTACCTTCTGCGATAGCGAACCTCACCAAGACAGCGAACGTCAGCGTCAGCaacaccgccatcaccgccattaccggcaacagcaacagcaacagcagtaccagcagcagcagcagcagcagcagcagcagtagtagcagcagcagcagtagcagcagtagcagcagcagcagtagcaacagcagcaccagacgcAGACAgtttgctggtgctagtgccgGTGCTGTTACcggtgctagtggtgctggtgctgggggtGCTGAGGCGGCTGGGGGTGACAGTAGTGGTGGGGTGGGCTCACTGGCACAGAGCACGGGCATCGTCGTCGGGCGCCACCACATCATAGCCGAGGGCGGCGGCGGTTCCaactcttcctgctcctcgtccGCCGCCTCGGCTGCCTCTTCCACCTCGTCCTTCTTTGCGTCCTCCtgtgacggtggcggcaagGAGGTCTCGCATGACGTTGCCGGTGGCGGCCACAGCGATGGTGCAGGGCGGCGGCcgccaaacccaaacccaaacccggAACAcccgatcaccaccaccaccaccaccagtgctagcgccggcagtggcagcggcgtTGGCGGCTATGCATGCATGCCCGCGGACCGACGGCAAGCGGTCGGCGAGCtggcaccaccattaccaccaccaccaccaccgcctcctcccCCTCAACCATCGTCACTGCCGTCGCTACCAGCCAGCATGGCAGCCAGCGGTCCGGCCAACAGCGCCGCCGGTGGCACCGAAGGTGGCCGGACGCGGAAGTATCGCCACCAGCAGTTCAGCAAGAACATCTACATCGGCACGAAGAACGCCGAGAAGTGGGACACGCTGCGGAACGCGCTGCTCTTCAAGAACGACGTAGAGTTCGTGTCCTTTCTGCTCAAGCTGGCCGAGGGTagctgctggaagaaggaCACACTGCCAGTGAACGG ATTTCATCCGGCGGATCCGACAATTGCGAAGCCACgtaccgccagcaccagcagcaatagcaacaacaacaacaacaacaacagtagcagcagcagcagcagcacagggcGGCGGACGAAGCAACCACAGCCATCGCTCGCGCCTCGATCGCCGACAGTAAGCCTCGACGTCAACGTCAAACCCTCGACAAACCCGGCCGGCAAGccaaagggaggaaggaaggcgaCCAAGAGAGTACAATTCAATAGAAATGTAAATATTATAAATAACATCGCGCAAGATGGcgtggccggcggcggtggcggcggtggcggcggaggcGGCGTTAGCCggacgagaaggaaggaggtaGCGCACGGGCCGTCACTGACGGGGCGGGAGCGAACGGAAAGGCTGGTGGAtgggcgacggcagcagcagcggtcacGGTCTGCTGTGGCTGCCAGTGCTGCAGAAGAgatggaggagcaggaggagcaggaggagacgGAGTATggtgaggaggaagaggatgaggaagcGGGGGAAGCGGATGAAGGTGTTGAGAGTCGGGTAGAGGGAGCCACTGACGGTCTcccgcaacaccaaca CAAGACCAAGCCCCTCCGCAAACTGcctcctcaccatcaccaacaacaacagcaacagcatccgcaacagcagcagcagcagcagcagcagcagagcaacgAGGTGCAGCAGGACTCGATCAGCAGTACCATGGGCTCGGTGTCCGAGGACTCGCtgaacaccgaaaccgaggtGCTGGACTACCGCATCGCCGAGAAAATCAAGACCGAgctggaggagaagcagaagctggaGCGGCGCACGCTGGCGGGCAACTGCGAGGGCGAACAGCTACCGACCACCACGAACCTGTACGAGCAGGGCGACTTCGAGCAGGGTCAGGGCCCGGCATCCGCACTGCAACCACCGCCCGGACCGGTGGATGAGAAACCGCCCGATCTGTTCGGCAAGCTAGCCCACGCCATCCCGGCCCTGACGGCGGCCGGGAAGCCGATCTACAGTACGGCGGACAACAGtacggccgccgctgccgccatcacggctgctgctggcgctggcacggaccggaccggtaccggtaccgggacAACGGGCGCCAATAGTCGTGGTGGCAAAGGTAGGGGCAAGCGGGGCCACGGTGGTACGCACGGTGGTACGGTCGATCTGCACATCGAGtacgaggagcaggagtacCGGATAGTGCCAG TGGCTCCG CAGCTGCGCCATGCCGGACCGCCGGTACCGCGCAAACCGAAGAAGGCCGGCTACCAGACGAAGCAGAAGGTGTGCCAGGGATGTGGCATCAAGCACGGTGCGGACCAGTGTCCCCTCAACGCACCCCTGCACGCCATCGGCAACAAAATCGAGCTTAGCCAGTGGTTGGAGCAGAACGAGGAGCTGATCAAGAAGCACAAGCTGTTCCTAAaaccaccacagcaccaccaccaccaccagcagcacggtgaCGACACGGACGACGAGACGGATGAGAActtcgacgaggacgaagaggacgacgacgacggtgacgacgatggtgaggaagaggacgaggacgagggtgtcggtggtggtggtggaaggggcGGTGCTGGCGCGGACCGGCTCGATCTGGTGCCTTCGTTCTCGGAGCTCTCGGTACCGCCCGAGTTCGAGCTGCGGAGCTGTTGCCCGACGCACCCCAACGCCAACCTTGGCAGTACCTTGGTCGACcacatcaacaccagcaccagcagcagcaccatcaccagcactacTACCGCACAGCTCAGCGACCCGgtagcacagcagcagcagcaacagcagcagctgcagcatcaagAGCTGCTGGGCGATACGAAACCGGCAAGCCTGATCCTCGCTCAACCTTCCACACTTCCAGCAGGCACGGTTTGTGCTACTGAagcggctactgctgctgcagcaacgacGGTCGGGCAAGGGCACGGGCTCAGCATCTACACGACCGTGCCGATCGACCGGTACACCAAGATTGGTCCACTGACCGGGCAGATCGTGCAGGAGACGGAGATACAGGACGATTGCACCATGCGCCACATCTTCGAGACGTTCGATGGCACCAAGTCGACCTACATCAGCACGGAGAACAAGAACCTTTCCAACTGGCTACGCTACATCCGGCCCGCACGCACGCGCGACCAGAAGAACTGCGTGCTGCAGGTGCAGGGCGGTCAGATCTACTTCGTCACCTGCAGCGACCTGCCGGTTGGCACCGAGCTGCTCTACTGGAGCGACGACAGCAACTCGGCCTGgggcaagaagaagatggagaagaCGA GTTGCGGTGGCTGTAACCTGAAATTTGAGCATCCCTTCTACTACCGGACGCACTGCTCGGTGTTCCACGATCCCGGCTTCAGCCTGACGATCCGCAAGTACCACTGCAAGGTGTGCGGTGTGGCGGTGCTGGGCAAGGAAAACATCATGAAGCACGCGGAGAAACTGCACGACGGCAAGGGTGCCTACCAGTGTCAGTTCTGTCAGAAG TTCTTCCTACGGCTCAACTACCTGGAGATGCACCGGACGTACGGCTGCAGTGCCAATCCGCAGCGCACCCGGCCGCTGTGCGATTTCTGCGGGCGTAAGTTCTGCCAGCCGCAAAAGCTGAAGGTGCACATCAAGCGCATGCACAGCGACATGGCGGACGTGCTGCGGGACTTCCAGTGCAAGCTCTGCTCGAAGCTGCTCGGCTCGCGGGCCGCCCTACAGCGCCACTCGAAGGAGGTGCACAGCCGCAACTCGGCCGTGGTCAGCTGTCCCCGCTGCCAGAAGCTCTTCCAGAATCGCTCCAACCTCAAAATACACATGCTCACCCATTCCGGCGTCAGGCCCTTCAA GTGCGCCGAGAGTGAGTGCACGGCAGCCTTCACTACCAAACAGTGTCTACAGTTTCACTACAAAAAGGTGCACGGCTACACGCAGGAGCAGATGCCCAAGATCGAGCGCAGCGTAGCGTACACCTTCGATGCCTATTCGGGCGGTCTGAACGACGGTCTGGTCG AGGGACTCCAGCGTCGGCAGCGCCGTAAGTCATCCGCCTCGGAGGAGGGTGTGTATGGTGGTGAGGGGAAGGGCGAGCGAAAGAAACGACtccggcagctgcagcacttTGACGAAGATacccaccatcaacatcagcagcagtcagcagtgGTGTCCCTGCaccaacaggaacagcagctacagcagcagcaacagcagctacagcagcagcagcagcagcagcagcagcaacaacaactgcttCTGCAACAGCAGGACAGTAATCAGAGCGGGCTGTCGCATAATCAACCGCACCTGATGGCGCAGCAACTGTCCCAGCAATCAATGAGCGACGTAAACTATCCAACCTCACCGTCACCGCACCGACTATCAACGCTGCACCAATCAGCCTTACATTCGCAGCAGTTGACCAAGgaggagcaacaacagcacatgGTGAAGCACCAGCACTCAGCGCAGCAACTGGTAGCAGACCATCtacaccatcagcaacagcaggatggTGGCGGTTCCAACCAgcaaccgccatcgccattgaaCGGGCACCTGCTGCAGGATGgtgagcaggaggaggatcaGCACGACCAGCCGTCTCGGTTGCCATCGCCGTTCTCCAGCAACCTGCTCAAGACGAAAAACATCCTTGAATCGTTCAACGATTTGTGCCGGAACGAGAGCAACCTGTCACTGCTCTCGACCAAGATCAGCTCGATCCTGAACAACAATCTGAAGGACATCGCGAAGGTGGCcgccatcaaccatcatcagggGAGCGCGGTCGACGAGCTGCGCAAGAGCATCATCGACCACGAGGATGGTGATGTGGTGGTCGGCGCTGACCACGCTGATCGGGGGGGCTCGGATCGATTGGAGGATATGCAGGCGCACCTGGCGCACACGCTGGCCGAAGAGCAGAAGCCCGCGGTAGCAGACGGCGGGCTGCACCGGGTCAACATATCAAATCAGCTGGAGAGCAGtgcagcggcggccgcagcagccgccgctgcagccgcagccgctgcggccgccgccgcactGCAGTACAAGCTGGGCGGCGAGGAGACGATGAAGGGGGCGGCCAGTGACGTAGAGGATAGTTTTGTAGATATGACGGCGCTGGCCAGCAACCTCAAGTACAAGGAGTACATCAACGGAGGCAACAATGCGGGCCTAGTGATAAGCAAGGGTAGTAAGAAGTGGATCAGCGATACGGATCAGCTGCCCAGTGGGCAGCcgggccaccagcaccaacaacaccagcagcaacagcagcagcagcagcagcaacagcaaccgggcGAAGGTGTGGGCATGCTGGGCAATGTTACGAGCCGCGACTTTCTCACCAAGCTGATCATGAGCAGTGGCAACGTAAACACGCCGCCGGCGAACgtggccgacgacgaggaggaggacgacgacaactcaACCATCCTGGACGTGGTTGActccaacaaccaccatcaccagcagcaccagcaacagcagcaccagcagcaacagcagcaccagcagcaacaccagcagcaacaccagcaccagcagcaacaccagcagcatcagcagcaacaacagcaacagcagcaacagcatcaacagcaacagcagcagcagcatcaacagcagcaacagcatcatcatcacccgcATGCCCAGATACAGCAGTACACCTCCAACTTTACTGGGCTAAATCTGCCCGATCTGCCACCGTTCCAGGGTCACGCGTTTCAGGGTCACTTCAATCACCAGACCCTGCTGGGTTCGttctacaacagcagcaactcagCAGTCGGCCGCAACACGATCAACACGATACCGACCTCCGCCAGTATGCTGGTGGAAGCGGCCCTCAACTCGGTCAGCAACATTATCACGGAGGCCGAGATGAGCACCGGTAAcggtaacagcagcaccaacaccaacaccaacaccaacaacaacaacaatggtaa CAACACTAACACGGATAACAACAACCTCACCGCAAGCTCGTTCAACGCGACCAGCATGGACGATGCGGTGGACGAGATGAAGCTGCTAAAGTCGCACCACTTCTCGATGCAGATCAGCTCGGTATCGCAGTACTCGACGCAGTCGCCCAACGACTCCGGCATCCTATCGATCCGGGGCGAgacgagcacgagcaccgCGAGGCCAAAGTCGCGCGAGAAGCTAACCATCTACGAGGACAGCGAGATGCTGAGCTACGAAGGTCAGCACCTGCAGTCgcaggttggtggtggcggtggaagcaGCTCGCACAAGCTCACTTCCAGCGTGGACTCGGTGCGGAGCGCCCTGTCACCGGAGGACACCGGCGAGTACAGCTATGCTacggcagcggctgcggcagcggcagcagcagcagcagcgaacgccgCAACCAACCGCCAGCACATCACAACTGACTCACCGGTACGGTCCGTCTCGCGCCAAATCTACGCCGAGCACGATCTCATCTCACCAGCCTCGACGCCCTCGCTGCCACGGTACGACTTCGGACCGACGGAGACGAGCTATAATAGCGGGACGCGGCATCGGGCCGACGCCAAGTCGATCAGCTCGCTAGCGCTCGAGAACTTCGAGTCGAACCTGAAGGGTGCCGCGCATCacctgcagcatcatcatctgtccAGTGACGAGGACAACAGTATCGTGATTGCCGAGAACCTGTCCGTGAGCGCAGTGCAGACGCAGGATAAGCTGAAGCACTCgtcaaccggtggtggtggtggcggtggtggttgtactGCTGGCAgtacggttggtggtggcg CCGCCatggccaccaacaccgacatGCGCATCAAGTACAGCGATGGTGGCGTTGACCTGCCAGACTTTCGCAGCAACTCGCTCAGCGATACGTCCGACTTTCAGGGGTTGGACATGTCGTCACGTACCTCGGTACCGTCAGCCTATCATCACGCCAACTTCAGCCTCGCCACGCAGCCGGCCTCGAATCTCAACTTtaaccgctaccaccaccacatctaCGACATACTTAGCGAGCgagatcagcagcaacagcaaccacaatcgcagcaccagcagcagcaacaacagcagcaacaacaacagcaacagcagcaacagcaacagttgcaccagcatcagcaacaggtacagcagcaacagcatcatcatcaacagcaatccCAGCAACAGTCGCAACAGCAGTcacagcagcaatcgagtcagcaacagcagcagcagcagcagcagcatcagcaacaggatTCTTTTCAATTGCAGCAGTCCCAGCTGCAGCATCTGGTGCAGGAGCATGTGCAGAGTCAGGAGGCGGATTCGGACCAGGCCGTGTCGGTCGATCTGAGCCGCAGCTCCAACTACCTCGTACAGTCGCCGCCCTCACCGGCCATTTCCTACGCGGCCCACCCCCACTCGGACATGATCCGCATGGTGTCGTTAGATCTGAGTTCGAACACCGGTTCGCACCATGCGGTCAACAACGGTGGACATCACACGGTGCGTCACGCGTCCTTCATCTCCACCCAGATACAGCCAGGGACGGCCGACCATCACCGGTTGCTGGCGAGCGAGCAGCTGGCCGCTACGAACCACCGGCTGCTGGTCGGAGACCCCACCACCCATCTCATCTTCGAGCAGAACAACCGGCTGCTGTCGGACGCTGGTGGTCAGggtgcagcaccaccgccaccaccaccgcgccacGTCGTGTCACCGACCCGTGGCTTCGGTGcctatcatcaccaccgccatcatcatcatcaccatcaggtgGGCACGTCGAACTATCATCACCATTCGATGAAGCAAAACCTGGCGTCGCCACCGATCAACCAGCACTCgtcggcggctgcggctgccgccgctgccgcttatCACCCCTTCCCAACCTACTACTAA